From Dechloromonas sp. A34:
TGCTTCTGGAAACCACCGAATTGACCTTCCAGGGTCTTGGACAGCTCTTCCTGAGCCTGGGCGGAGATTTCATAGACGGAACGCGAGTAGGCAACAGCCTTTTCGACATTCGGCTGGGCCAGGGAAGCCTGGATGGACAGGGCTTCTTGCACGTCCTTGGCGCCGAGCAGGGCCTTGGTGCCGGAAACGGAATCTTCCAGAACGGAACGGGCGGTGTTCAGGTTCAGGGCGGCAATGCGCTCGGCGGACGACAGGGCGGCGTTGGCCAGCGACAGCAGGGAATCGACAGCGGTCTTGTTGGCGGAAGCGAGTTGTTCGGTGTTGGCGAAGTAAGTCATGGGTAATCTCCTAAATTGAGGAACAGGCTAAACAGTTGAACCGTTGCAGCGCTTTTTGAGACATGTTGCACCGCACCATGGATTCAATTATAGGAGTGATTGTTGTAATGTCAACAATTATTTTGTGCAGTGCACAAAAAAACATAACACGCTGAAATGTATATGTTTTATTAATCTTTTAGGTACTTGTATCTGGCGATTTTTGTGCATGCGGAAAGGCTATGCACTAGGGCTGTGCATTGGGGGCGCTCAGTCCGCCAGCCCCTCTGAGGTCGAGTCGCTCGCCCCGTCCGGCCGGGCGCTCGGGCTCGTTGCCAGTGCTCTTTGGCTGGATGACGGCCCGTACGCGAGGTGGCGGGGCTTTTGCATCGCGAGTTTCGCCGGCGGTAACCAGGTATTTTTCGCTGATCGCGTCGTACCAGATGTAGTCGCCCTTGACCTGATCTTCGCCGCTCTTGACCCAGGCCCGGTGGAACAGTTCGGCAATTTCGCTGTTGCTGTTGTATTCGATGCGCTCGGCTTCGCCTTCCATGTACTCGTCCTTGCCTTCGCGCTTCTGGCGGAAGCGAGCCAGGCCATCCTTGCCGCCAAAGGCGGTTCCCTTCTGGAAGCCGTACTTGTCCTCGGTGACGACGATGCGGGCGGCCTTGAGCGTCATGGTGCCCTTGGTGATCACGACATCGCCTTCGAGAATCTGGATTTTCTTGGCGTCGTCGATCGAGATCCGGTTGGCTTCGAGCAGCATCGGTTTGTCGCGATCAGCCCGTTCGGCGAATGCCGGCTGGGTGGCGAGAAGGGCGACGGAAAGCACGAGGGGAAACGCGGTGGGGCGGATGATCATGGCTTTGTCCTGGGGCGGATGTACAGGCCGGTCACCTGCGATTGCAGAACTAGAGTGGAGGTGTTGTTGTCGAGATGCGCACCGACCCCCTTGATCCAGGATTGTCCCTGGGTGATCTCGACCGGACTGCTGGTAAAGGCGATGCCGACATCCGGCTGGGCAGTGAGGTCGGGCATCCGGGCAACCATTTCCGGGCGGTCGGGGGTTGCGGCGCGGGTGGCCGAGACGTCGTCCCACAAGTAGACAGTTTCACCCTTGGCGGTGACCTTGGCGTGTTTGGCGGTCAGCGTCACCGGCGCAGCATCGGGGCGATAGCTGATCAGGACCGGAGACTGGAGTTCGGACGAATCGTCGTCCGGGTAATGCACCAGGTAGGGGGCGGTCAGGCGATATTTCACATTGCCGGTGTCGTCAAAACGGCGAACCACAAAATTTTCAGCAATCGCGTCCGGGTCGTGGCGTGCCTTGCCGTCGTGTTTCGAATCGCCGATATCGACCGCTTTCTGCAGCCAGAAACTGAGCCCGGCCAGCAGTGCGAGCAGGATGATCGGGAAAAGTTGGCTGGGCCAGTGCTTCATGGCGCGTCGAGGTAGGGAGCGAAGGCCGCGTCGAGCTTGCCCTGTGCCACCAGAATGAATTCGATCGCTTCGCGCACGGCGCCGTGACCGCCGGCGGCGTCCGTGATGGCGTGGGCGTATTCCTTGACGATCGGGCGGGCGTTGGCCGGAGCAATTGCCAGGCCGCATTGCGTCATGACCGGCAGGTCGATGACGTCATCGCCCATGAAGGCGCAGTCATGCCAGTGCAGGCCGAGTTTTTCCAGCAGGCCGGCGACGGCGGCACGCTTGTTGGCCACCCCTTGGTAAACATGTTCGATCCCGAGGTCGGCGGCACGGGCGGCGACCACGCCGGAAGTGCGGCCGGTCACGATGGCCAGTTCGATCCCGGCCCGTTGCATGAATTTCAGGCCGAGGCCATCCTGGACGTTGAAGGTCTTCAGTTCGCCGCCATCGTCGGTGTAGTGCAGGCCGCCATCGGTCATCACGCCGTCGATGTCGAAGGCGACGAGTTTGATGCGGGTGGCGCGGGTTTTGGCGTCCATCAGATAACCTTGGCAG
This genomic window contains:
- the lptA gene encoding lipopolysaccharide transport periplasmic protein LptA; its protein translation is MIIRPTAFPLVLSVALLATQPAFAERADRDKPMLLEANRISIDDAKKIQILEGDVVITKGTMTLKAARIVVTEDKYGFQKGTAFGGKDGLARFRQKREGKDEYMEGEAERIEYNSNSEIAELFHRAWVKSGEDQVKGDYIWYDAISEKYLVTAGETRDAKAPPPRVRAVIQPKSTGNEPERPAGRGERLDLRGAGGLSAPNAQP
- a CDS encoding KdsC family phosphatase, which translates into the protein MDAKTRATRIKLVAFDIDGVMTDGGLHYTDDGGELKTFNVQDGLGLKFMQRAGIELAIVTGRTSGVVAARAADLGIEHVYQGVANKRAAVAGLLEKLGLHWHDCAFMGDDVIDLPVMTQCGLAIAPANARPIVKEYAHAITDAAGGHGAVREAIEFILVAQGKLDAAFAPYLDAP
- the lptC gene encoding LPS export ABC transporter periplasmic protein LptC, with product MKHWPSQLFPIILLALLAGLSFWLQKAVDIGDSKHDGKARHDPDAIAENFVVRRFDDTGNVKYRLTAPYLVHYPDDDSSELQSPVLISYRPDAAPVTLTAKHAKVTAKGETVYLWDDVSATRAATPDRPEMVARMPDLTAQPDVGIAFTSSPVEITQGQSWIKGVGAHLDNNTSTLVLQSQVTGLYIRPRTKP
- a CDS encoding phasin family protein, producing MTYFANTEQLASANKTAVDSLLSLANAALSSAERIAALNLNTARSVLEDSVSGTKALLGAKDVQEALSIQASLAQPNVEKAVAYSRSVYEISAQAQEELSKTLEGQFGGFQKQVADLLDKAAKSAPAGSDVAVAAVKSAIAAANSAFDNLNKAAKQVAEITEANVAAATNATVKAVGTAAKKSK